A genomic region of Podarcis raffonei isolate rPodRaf1 chromosome 13, rPodRaf1.pri, whole genome shotgun sequence contains the following coding sequences:
- the LOC128400453 gene encoding olfactory receptor 49-like: protein MENQTKINEFLLLGFTENGKLEIFFFVLFLIMYLMAVTGNMMIITITLMDFRLRTPMYFFLRNYAILEIGYTTAAIPKALFNLASGRKTISYAGCISQLFFYFFLGTTDFFLLTVMSFDRYVAICNPLRYTTIMNERFCTLLVLFSWIGSLAVILAQSLLYVQFPVCGSNIIDHFFCDSKALLHLLCGDTHFLELSSFILSVFTLLGTLAITVVSYVNIISTVLHIPSAAGRQKAFSTCASHITIVTVTYGSCISMYVIPERDGGQNFNKVVAILNNVVCPLMTPFVYSLRNRQVQDALKNKLK from the exons ATGGAGAACCAAACAAAGATAAATGAATTTCTACTGCTGGGATTCACTGAGAATGGCAAACTAGAGATATTTTTCTTTGTCCTTTTCTTAATCATGTACCTGATGGCAGTAACGGGAAACATGATGATTATCACCATCACTCTCATGGATTTCCGCCTCAGGacacccatgtatttcttcctccGGAATTATGCCATCTTGGAAATTGGATACACCACTGCTGCCATCCCAAAGGCATTGTTCAACCTTGCATCTGGCAGGAAAACAATCTCGTATGCTGGATGTATAAGCCAATTGTTTTTCTATTTCTTCCTGGGCACCACAGACTTCTTCCTGCTGACCGTGATGTCCTTTGACCGATATGTGGCCATCTGCAACCCCCTAAGGTACACCACCATCATGAACGAGAGGTTCTGCACACTTTTGGTGCTGTTCTCTTGGATTGGGTCGCTTGCTGTGATTTTGGCTCAATCTCTGCTATATGTTCAATTTCCTGTTTGTGGCTCCAACATCATTGACCATTTCTTCTGCGACAGCAAAGCATTACTCCATCTTCTCTGTGGTGACACACATTTCCTAGAGCTCTCCAGCTTTATTCTTTCGGTGTTTACGCTACTGGGGACTTTAGCTATCACCGTTGTGTCCTATGTGAATATAATCTCAACTGTTCTCCACATCCCAAGTGCTGCAGGgaggcagaaggccttttccacctgtgcTTCCCACATCACCATTGTcactgtcacctatggaagctgcATCTCTATGTACGTCATACCTGAGCGGGATGGTGGGCAAAACTTCAACAAGGTTGTGGCCATTCTTAACAATGTGGTTTGTCCTCTAATGACCCCCTTTGTGTACAGCCTGAGGAACAGGCAGGTCCAAGATGCTTTGAAAAAT AAGCTGAAATAA